AAAAGTGATTGAGCAGATCCTCAAATGTaggtatataggtttttgttttgtttggattaaattGATACcggtaatttttgtttgttttattttttaaatttttcctGAATTTGTTAACGATGAGAccgaaaaatgcaaaaacgataaaccgcagggacgatttttgcacttaactctatgaaagacgaaaatgcccctcatgtgacttgcatgtgagggtGTTAACGGAAAAGTTATAACGGCAGGGACGAAATACAAACCACAGTAGGGATGAGCTTTTAGCCCGAAAACCCGTGACCCGTTTATGACCCGCCCGTAACCGACCCAACCCGACCCGCCTAAAGACCAAACGGGCCGGTTCTCGGTTTTGCAATTCAGTGCTTTTTCGGGTtcgggtcgggccgggtcaaAACCCGAAAATTCCCGGTTTGACCCGTTAAACCCGAAATGTAGTAGATTTTGAGGGGTCTTTGAATGTTTTTCATGAAGAAATGTAGTAGATCCATTGATTCGTTGGTGGGATCTACTTGCAGGTGGAGTGATGTTGAAAATGCTTAAATGAACTTGTTACTTGTAGTTGTTGTCGATGTTGCTGCTTAGATTATTGtgtaagagaaaaaaatgataaataatttaaagggTAATGGAAACTTGGAAAGGGTAATGGAAACTTGGAAAGGATACTTGGATTTATTGAATATAAAAGGATACAAATAAATTGTGAAGTCAAGTAtgtattttacaaaaaaagagTATGAGATATGTGAAAGAATGATAGGTCACGTATGTATGTTAATCAAAAAGCAAATGGATGGATATATGCAAGTGATCCAACGGTTGAAAACACTTTGATAACCATCAAATAAAAACTTGAAACGGTtagaaaacttgaaatataTAGATATTCATCTCATTTTGAAAACCACCAATTAAAACAATGTGCTTCTTTACTCTTCTGTCTACTTTTGTATCTTTCCTCTGTCTCTTTCTCTtctatctttttcttcttcttactTTTATCTATTCTATCAATCTATCATAGTATCATAAAACTTTCATATATCTCCATCTATCTTTAGCAcatattttggtttttatgaatcaaacatgtttacaacaaaaaaaaggaCAAACAGGGTAGATATATGAATCCCGAAGCATAACGAAGATCAACCATCATCTTCATCACCTAAATAGAAATTCATTTTCGGGTCACCCTTATAAACCCGAGCCCGACCCAGTAAAACCCGGACCCGCCCTGACCCGCCCGGGGGGTCAACGGGCCGGTTCTCGGTTCCACTTTTCTTGCACTTTCGGTTCCCGGGTCAAGCCGGTTCGGTCCGGGTCGGGCCGGTTCTagacccgtgcacatccctaaaccacagggatgattttagccaaaagttaacggcgaggatGAAAAATACTTATTTGAAAAACCAAAGGGACGAAAACAGTATTTTGGCCAGTTTTAAATCAATAACTTACGGTcgccaccccccccccccccaacacaCCATTGCCGGTACTGCTGTCGTATTTAGCGAGTATCCCTCTAGTTATGGAGTATGATTCATTGGAACCCTTTAATTAGAAAATCTGCTCTGGTTCCTTTGCTGTCTAAATCATAATACAAAAGTCATTGGTTTTGGGGTATTTCCCGTCAGTGCAGACGAGTAAGGCCCTTTGAGTTGCTGGTCTCGATATTTAAATCTGTTTTGAGGTTATGCAAATAGAGATACTACGTTACTAACAAAAATAGATGGATGATAAGTGCCATGACAGTTAGACTTGGTAGCAAATTTAGCGGTAAAAAGTCAAAACATTGATATCGCACTTATTCCAATTGGTTTAGAAACTGAAGAGTGTCTTTAAGGTAGCGAAAATCAACATTCTATATTTCTATTTGCTGATATGTGGTATGGTTTCTCTTTATATATGATGTTTTTTTTCCATACAAAGCCTTACCTTATTACATCTGTTTGTATGTACCAGTACACGACCATATATCAATCTTCCCCTGATCATGTACTACACATATCTAAACTACATAAAATCAATAGATTGATGGCACATATCCTTAACCCATTTATCTGTGTACTTCACGTAGCATGTCTCTTCCATGTGTTACTACTTATTAGTCAGGACCCAACCAGCAATTTATGAGCCCATGCTAATTAGAGTCCCTTGCTGCGCTATTGATTACCTTTGCAACTCCCATAAACTGGTATAAGTGCCCGTAAAATCCCGTAGATATCTTCATTAAACCGAAGTAGTACATCCATTATTACTTGGTTCTTATATACCCCATTATTCCAACATTCCATATAAGTCGGTGTATAAGTTATTCATACTGCAGTTAAAATCGCAATGGTCCCCTAGCGGAACACGTGTCACCATTTAACTTATGTAGTGGTGTCCTGTGTAACTTATATTGCTAATGGGATATCACTATACAGGGTATGGGGATTGACTATTGAGAATGAGATCCCCTATAATCCGCTACCCAATGCTATCCGTATTAACAAAGTGACTAAAACAACACTAAACTAAGAAAATGCAATCGAGTGTAAAAGATGGTATATTTTCTCTCCATCTTCTTGATTATCAGTTTCTTCCTTTCTGCATCAATTTCCGTTTTCTCTTAATTAAATCATGTTTCTTCTCTTTAGTGCATCTTTAAAAATACTATTGTAACAGGCTTGAATGGTTAATATTTAATAGGGAATATGTTTTTGGAACGGTATTGGGCATTTCTCTATGTACTGATCTGTATTGGAACACAGTTATGTTAGTAACTTTAGTGCAATAAACCTCTCTAACTGAACTTGATAAAGTATAAAATCTATGTAATTCTGGACCCAAATATTAGGGCGGCCTCTTGTGTGGTCTAGGGACTACATGCTTGATTGCAGGATTCAGCGTTGTGCCTTGACCGCGAGTGTTTAGCCTCAAATCTAATCGGTAATTGAGATGCACTTTGAATCCAAGATTTCAACTAGTAAGCTGACCAACATGAATTATGTTGCATATAATGGACTTTCGCTTTTGCACATCGTTCCAGATGCTTTAGGTTGATGGTCTCAATAGTTTGTCAGTTGTGAGTACACTGCTGGTGTTGCTGTTAATTGAGAAACTAAGTTACTAAGAAAATAGATGGATGATAAGTCCCATGACAGTTATTCTTCATAGCAAGTTTAGCGGTAAAAGGTCAAAGTCATTGACATTGAAGAATATGAAAGTTATGTGGTATGGTTtctctttatattagatgatgTTTTTTATTTCAAGATATCTCATCTTCTAGGCTCCAAATCTTTTCCATGCAAAGCCTTTCCTTATTTCAGTCTAGAAACGAtaaatcttacaaaaaaatttctCGTTATGTCGCAAATACGTACTGATAGTCATTATAAGTTCGTCTTTGTCATTTGATTAACTTGTTGTAAGCAATTAGTCAAGTATTGGTTTGATTATTAGACGCCTTGGTTTTGTATAAACAGGTCTTGTCAAGTACTGGACTTCAATTTCGTAAGGATATGATGacttcatattatatatatagtcataagGAAGGTATGATATCTGTTTCATCTAATTCGAAATTAATTTTACTATAAATAGTAACCCAACTTCCATATTCACATGTAATTGGCACAATCTGAACCAATCATAAATAATTTTGCTACATAATTCCTTGTCTAGTTGATGATTAATATTCTTGATATTGCTTTAATTCATCTTCTTTCTTGGTTGTTTCTCTCAAGGGGGATATttttctttagcacctcttccaTTGGAGGCAAGGTTCTAATTTCTTGTAACCCCTTGACGTACCCTTCATTCTTTATTGATTACATCGTTCCATATCGGCGTATTTTCCTGAtctctttgtatatatattataacatcCGAGTTGGGGGAAATTGAAGTATTAAATATGGAAAAGAAGAAGGGAAACATTTTGATGAATCGATACGAGCTAGGAAGGTTGCTTGGCCATGGCACATTTGCAAAGGTGTACCATGCTCGAAacctaaaaacaaataaaagtgtCGCGGTGAAGGTGATTGAGAAAGAGAAGGTGATGCAGAACGGGTTGATTGACCAAATTAAACGAGAAATATCCGTGATGAGGCTTGTTAGGCATCCGAATGTGGTTCAACTCTATGAAGTTATGGCTAGCAAGAGTAAGATTTATTTTGCCATGGAATATGTAAAAGGCGGTGAGCTTTTCAATAAAGTCGCGAAAGGGAGGTTAAAAGAGGAAGTCGCTAGAAAGTATTTCCAACAATTAGTTGCCGCTGTTGATTTTTGCCATAGCCGTGGCGTCTACCATCGTGATCTCAAGCCAGAAAATCTCCTCTTAGATGAATCTGGAGACCTTAAAGTCTCGGATTTTGGATTAAGCGCTTTGGTTGATTCTAAAAGGAATGATGGTCTTCTGCATACAACGTGTGGAACACCGGCTTATGTTGCACCAGAGGTTATTCACAAGAAAGGTTATGATGGCGAAAATGCAGATATTTGGTCATGTGGGGTTATCTTGTTTGTTTTGCTTGCAGGCTATCTTCCATTTAGTGATCCTAATTTGATGGGAATGTATAGGAAAATTAGTAAAGGTGACTTCAAATGCCCACATTGGTTCTCTCCTGAAGTCAAGAAATTGCTTTCAAGAATTCTTGATCCCAACCCAAAAACAAGGGTGACATTAGCTAAAATCATGGAAAATCCTTGGTTTCAAAAGGGATTCAAGAAGATCGAGACACACTATATACCACGAAGCGTTCttgatgatgaaaatgtgttCAACTTTACCGAAAGCCCAAAGGGTAGTAGTAATGATCTTAAAGGACTTGAAGAGAAAGCATTGAGAAAAAGTTCTTCCATGAGTACTTTGAAACCAACGAGTATGAACGCATTCGATATCATTTCACTTTCTCAAGGGTTCAATCTTTCTGGTTTATTCGAAAATGATAATGTTCCAACTAAGAAACCTGAATCTCGTTTCTCGACCAAAAAGTCAGCATCGACAATCATGTCGAAACTTGAAGAAGTCGCATCGACTGAGCGGTTTCAGATGATGCAAATGCCAGATGGAACCGTAAGGATGCAAGGGAATAAAGAAGGGAGAAAAGGGCAGTTAGCCATAGATGCGGAAATTTTCGAGGTAGCACCCTCCGTACACATGGTTGAAGTAAAGAAATTGGCTGGTGATACCATGGAATATGAAACTTTTTGTGATCAAGGATTGAAACCTACTTTAAAAGACATAGTTTGGACATGGCATGGTGATGAACAAGCCACATCAACAAATCCCACAAACCATTCATGATCAACATAAGTTTTCCCTTTAGTTTTTtgtccaatatatatatatatatatgtacatcttcaaaaggttattttaaGTTTACACAAATGtaagatttttcaatttttaagaaaacaatACTACTTATGTAAATCCATGAAGTCATTTGTTAAGATTATGAGTTGATGCAATCCTTGTTTCTGACATTTCTTTGAGATATATCATTCttggttttgtattttttatttttgggttgGAAGGTAAATCGGCCAGAAGTATTTTCAGCTCCAAAAGGTTTTAAGCAACCAATATAAGTCCAGTAGGCCTAAATATAGGCCCATTAAAAGGTCATTACTTATGAGCCCACAGAAAGAGGTTAGATTAAAATACCGttcctttttttattatctttttagaTTTCTATTCTTAATCTTACTCCTCAATATGAATCTAGCTAAAGATAGGTAAGAATCTTAATATAAGACTATAAGATAAATAATCTAACCCTAATCTTTTAAGCATATACAAGCCTAAAACGTCTCATTTTAATTAtcctattttgactggtcaggtcttttttcttccgactttgaccgtaaatatctttgtttgtgttatattttAGCCggcgaaagttatatcaatgaaaagtggatttaaaactcaatcaattcttATATGTTacatcaagtgttatataacgcaaacaaaaatatttacaatcaaagttgaaagaaaaagacgtaaaaagtcaaaataagacacttaatatgggacaTAGGGAGTAATGAACCGTAATCATTTTTGTTTACGTTTTAAAAAACATCGTATTGAAATCATCACACTCATTAATATGGACCATGCTAAAAATCCTAACGTGTGTGAAGCGATCGTTAATGTTAACTTTTGAATAGAGGAGTGATAACCCTACCATCATTTCTATTAACTTGCTGCAATgtataaaatgtttaaaagtcACACTGTTATTCaatgatgcatatatatatgtatgatgtaTCAAATATAGTGATGAGATTATAAGAATACCAGATCTGGTAACTACATAATTAGCAATCACTACATACAAgataacttaattaaaataattatgagCATGATTTATCTCAATCTTCCTCTTCGACTTTGGTTGAAAAGATCATTTAGATattaatatttatcattttcgtAGGAAGAAAGTAACTATCAAACAAAAGATGATATATTCTTTTTGATGATATAATATGAAAGATGATAACTcttaatcaattatatattcCTCAACTTTTTGTAAAGTTATGAGGTTGACTAAACAAGTACCAACAACCGCAAATATGTTTATGGTAAACGTTCTCTGTCACAAATTACAAATAGGTAATTGCTAGAATTATTACTTTTCTAGCTCGAAGATTAATGGATACTAAATGATATATGGGATCAGGGGTTccatttaatttcattttttttagaattattactttataatttatttaatgttACTTGTACATATAAAGtttcctattttttttaaacgatagtattatattaaatagcaagatgttatacatataaagtttcctgattttttttttaaacgataGTATTATATTAAATAGCAAGATGCtaaaagttaaaagtataaatacGTAAATATACAAGTAAAGAGTTAACAATACAACTTTCCTAATATTTTTATGCTTTTTAATACAACTAAACactaaacaattatatattgaAATGAACATAAATAAACGTGGTAATTCAAAGAAAATTCACCTAGAGAGTTCGCACCAAAGTGAAGATGTCTACGAGCAAAGAAGGATATGAATTATGATGTCCACTCATTAGGTTTTATCTTCGATCATTAATTTATAAGGTGAGAATTATAAAAGCATATTCTCCTACTAAAAATCTAAAATAGTTGTCCATAGATCTATATTTAAACCTACCTAATAAATTAGTAAACCCATCATAAAACCTTAATCTCAATTAGTTAGTTTATCgagtaaataaaaatgatgtactacataaaattgaaataattcCAATAAGTTTAATGAAAGGCTTAAATTTTAAGGTCAGTTTGTTAAGTTTGACTCTATCCGAGCTTTTTAACAAAACAACCTCGATTAGATCACGAGTAATAGTTTGATTCATGTACTGTAAGAAAATGTAGGAGGATATCAAATGAATGTACATATCTAATTAACATTCATGTAAACTTGCATAAAGTTCATAGCCTCGTATTCTTTCTTGCTCATCTATAATTTTACCTTTCAAGGAAGAGTGTAAAAATCTAGAAATGACTGCTAAAAATAGAAGAATattctcttttattatatttgaatttaaattACATGTCGATAGCTATTACAAAAGAGAAGTCAAAATCTTTGAAACAGATTGAGTAGCTGAGTAGTAGAATAGAATAAAGTGAAAGTGTACATGATTATAATAGACAAACACTCCCAAAAGAAAACTTGTCAAAGATATTTTTtcatcattaaataaaaatggcCCCAAAAACGGATCGTTAATATGAATCCTACAATCTGACTAACGCGACATTACATGTTACGATAAATAATTGATAATGAAGACTTTAACATTTATATGATAGTCGCATTCATATATTACAATACATACAAACTCTCATTTTCTTCCAATAGTCGACAACATTATTATACCCAAACACCAATAATCAAAGAAGAACCTTACAACAAGTCATATACtaaaattttagaaatttacaattacaatgACACAAGCATCCATGAACAAAAAGcattatttttatacttttgtcaaatacatatattacataataataatcaccTAATCAAGATCATTTTTGCCAAAATCCTAATCAAGTTAAGGGTCACCCTGTTGTGCCCATGGTCAATATAACCAATCTTTGGGTCCGATAAATGGACTCCAAATCATTCTTTATTTGGTTCTATGGAGACGGGATCCGGCAACATCAATGTTCTTAATCCGGGCCTGAGTTCACGATCAAAAAACTCATCGTATTCGACTCTGTCTCCGGCTTTCTTTTTAAGTTCAAGCACTCTTAAATTTGGTGTTAATTCGAATATCTCAGCACCTATAGTTAAGGGacctctctctccctctcttgaCCCTTCCAAACTAACTCGAAAATCTTTTTTACGTACTTTGAAA
The sequence above is drawn from the Erigeron canadensis isolate Cc75 chromosome 4, C_canadensis_v1, whole genome shotgun sequence genome and encodes:
- the LOC122597151 gene encoding CBL-interacting serine/threonine-protein kinase 20 yields the protein MEKKKGNILMNRYELGRLLGHGTFAKVYHARNLKTNKSVAVKVIEKEKVMQNGLIDQIKREISVMRLVRHPNVVQLYEVMASKSKIYFAMEYVKGGELFNKVAKGRLKEEVARKYFQQLVAAVDFCHSRGVYHRDLKPENLLLDESGDLKVSDFGLSALVDSKRNDGLLHTTCGTPAYVAPEVIHKKGYDGENADIWSCGVILFVLLAGYLPFSDPNLMGMYRKISKGDFKCPHWFSPEVKKLLSRILDPNPKTRVTLAKIMENPWFQKGFKKIETHYIPRSVLDDENVFNFTESPKGSSNDLKGLEEKALRKSSSMSTLKPTSMNAFDIISLSQGFNLSGLFENDNVPTKKPESRFSTKKSASTIMSKLEEVASTERFQMMQMPDGTVRMQGNKEGRKGQLAIDAEIFEVAPSVHMVEVKKLAGDTMEYETFCDQGLKPTLKDIVWTWHGDEQATSTNPTNHS